A stretch of the Panthera uncia isolate 11264 chromosome D1, Puncia_PCG_1.0, whole genome shotgun sequence genome encodes the following:
- the FOXR1 gene encoding forkhead box protein R1 isoform X5, translating into MWVNPSIVYPPGKLEVPEPHKGEDLPGTLPSPQPAPKEEDFASCSEATAVESLPPSSPSSEQSPPQKRFASSPSTWELTEEEEAEDQDDSSSVALPSPHKRAPLQSRRFRQASSQEGRLWSRPPLNYFHLIALALRNSAPCGLNVQQIYSFTRQHFPFFRTAPEGWKNTVRHNLCFRDSFEKVPASVQGGAGTRPRSCLWKLTEEGRRRFAEEARALASSRLESIQRCMSQPDVMPFLFDL; encoded by the exons ATGTGGGTAAACCCCAGCATCGTGTATCCCCCCGGAAAGCTGGAGGTCCCAGAACCTCATAAGGGAGAGGATCTCCCAGGcacactcccctcccctcagccagCCCCCAAAGAGGAAGACTTTGCCAGCTGCTCAGAGGCCACGGCGGTGGAGTCACTGCCACCATCCTCGCCCTCCAGCGAGCAGTCTCCCCCTCAGAAGCGGTTTGCCTCTTCCCCCAGCACCTGGGAG CtcacagaagaggaggaggctgaggacCAGGATGACAGCTCCTCTGTGGCTCTCCCGTCCCCTCACAAAAGGGCCCCCCTCCAAAGTCGGAGGTTTCGGCAAGCCAGCAGCCAAGAGGGGAGGCTCTGGTCCCGGCCCCCTCTCAATTACTTCCACCTCATTGCACTGGCATTAAGAAACAGTGCCCCCTGTGGCCTCAACGTGCAACAGATCTACAGTTTCACTCG ACAGCATTTCCCCTTTTTCCGGACGGCCCCGGAAGGCTGGAAGAATACCGTCCGTCACAATCTCTGTTTCCGAGACAGCTTTGAGAAAGTGCCGGCCAGCGTGCAGGGTGGCGCGGGCACACGGCCCCGCTCCTGCCTCTGGAAGTTAACTGAGGAGGGACGCCGCCGCTTTGCAGAGGAGGCCCGCGCCTTGGCCTCCAGTCGGCTGGAGAGCATCCAGCGGTgcatgagccagccag
- the FOXR1 gene encoding forkhead box protein R1 isoform X2, with translation MVVPLAETNTGARAGRWSLVAGMWSLKYLRVMQGKISKAQWYLRASRGVWAGVARYRLRIVEPPRVPVGKTPNSDKDGPALEPNLWMWVNPSIVYPPGKLEVPEPHKGEDLPGTLPSPQPAPKEEDFASCSEATAVESLPPSSPSSEQSPPQKRFASSPSTWELTEEEEAEDQDDSSSVALPSPHKRAPLQSRRFRQASSQEGRLWSRPPLNYFHLIALALRNSAPCGLNVQQIYSFTRQHFPFFRTAPEGWKNTVRHNLCFRDSFEKVPASVQGGAGTRPRSCLWKLTEEGRRRFAEEARALASSRLESIQRCMSQPDVMPFLFDL, from the exons ATGGTGGTGCCACTTGCGGAGACGAATACAGGAGCGAGAGCAGGAAGGTGGAGTTTAGTTGCAGGAATGTGGAGTCTGAAGTACCTGCGGGTTATGCAAGGAAAGATCTCCAAGGCCCAGTGGTACTTACGGGCAAGCAGAGGAGTCTGGGCCGGAG TTGCCAGGTATAGACTTCGAATAGTTGAACCACCAAGAGTACCTGTGGGAAAAACGCCCAACTCTGATAAAGATG GCCCAGCTCTTGAGCCCAACCTGTGGATGTGGGTAAACCCCAGCATCGTGTATCCCCCCGGAAAGCTGGAGGTCCCAGAACCTCATAAGGGAGAGGATCTCCCAGGcacactcccctcccctcagccagCCCCCAAAGAGGAAGACTTTGCCAGCTGCTCAGAGGCCACGGCGGTGGAGTCACTGCCACCATCCTCGCCCTCCAGCGAGCAGTCTCCCCCTCAGAAGCGGTTTGCCTCTTCCCCCAGCACCTGGGAG CtcacagaagaggaggaggctgaggacCAGGATGACAGCTCCTCTGTGGCTCTCCCGTCCCCTCACAAAAGGGCCCCCCTCCAAAGTCGGAGGTTTCGGCAAGCCAGCAGCCAAGAGGGGAGGCTCTGGTCCCGGCCCCCTCTCAATTACTTCCACCTCATTGCACTGGCATTAAGAAACAGTGCCCCCTGTGGCCTCAACGTGCAACAGATCTACAGTTTCACTCG ACAGCATTTCCCCTTTTTCCGGACGGCCCCGGAAGGCTGGAAGAATACCGTCCGTCACAATCTCTGTTTCCGAGACAGCTTTGAGAAAGTGCCGGCCAGCGTGCAGGGTGGCGCGGGCACACGGCCCCGCTCCTGCCTCTGGAAGTTAACTGAGGAGGGACGCCGCCGCTTTGCAGAGGAGGCCCGCGCCTTGGCCTCCAGTCGGCTGGAGAGCATCCAGCGGTgcatgagccagccag
- the FOXR1 gene encoding forkhead box protein R1 isoform X4: protein MGNESFLAFTTAHLPLAEQNLARYRLRIVEPPRVPVGKTPNSDKDGPALEPNLWMWVNPSIVYPPGKLEVPEPHKGEDLPGTLPSPQPAPKEEDFASCSEATAVESLPPSSPSSEQSPPQKRFASSPSTWELTEEEEAEDQDDSSSVALPSPHKRAPLQSRRFRQASSQEGRLWSRPPLNYFHLIALALRNSAPCGLNVQQIYSFTRQHFPFFRTAPEGWKNTVRHNLCFRDSFEKVPASVQGGAGTRPRSCLWKLTEEGRRRFAEEARALASSRLESIQRCMSQPDVMPFLFDL from the exons TTGCCAGGTATAGACTTCGAATAGTTGAACCACCAAGAGTACCTGTGGGAAAAACGCCCAACTCTGATAAAGATG GCCCAGCTCTTGAGCCCAACCTGTGGATGTGGGTAAACCCCAGCATCGTGTATCCCCCCGGAAAGCTGGAGGTCCCAGAACCTCATAAGGGAGAGGATCTCCCAGGcacactcccctcccctcagccagCCCCCAAAGAGGAAGACTTTGCCAGCTGCTCAGAGGCCACGGCGGTGGAGTCACTGCCACCATCCTCGCCCTCCAGCGAGCAGTCTCCCCCTCAGAAGCGGTTTGCCTCTTCCCCCAGCACCTGGGAG CtcacagaagaggaggaggctgaggacCAGGATGACAGCTCCTCTGTGGCTCTCCCGTCCCCTCACAAAAGGGCCCCCCTCCAAAGTCGGAGGTTTCGGCAAGCCAGCAGCCAAGAGGGGAGGCTCTGGTCCCGGCCCCCTCTCAATTACTTCCACCTCATTGCACTGGCATTAAGAAACAGTGCCCCCTGTGGCCTCAACGTGCAACAGATCTACAGTTTCACTCG ACAGCATTTCCCCTTTTTCCGGACGGCCCCGGAAGGCTGGAAGAATACCGTCCGTCACAATCTCTGTTTCCGAGACAGCTTTGAGAAAGTGCCGGCCAGCGTGCAGGGTGGCGCGGGCACACGGCCCCGCTCCTGCCTCTGGAAGTTAACTGAGGAGGGACGCCGCCGCTTTGCAGAGGAGGCCCGCGCCTTGGCCTCCAGTCGGCTGGAGAGCATCCAGCGGTgcatgagccagccag